In Streptomyces dangxiongensis, one DNA window encodes the following:
- a CDS encoding 3-hydroxybutyrate dehydrogenase: MTSPTPLPGPGPHVQPLALDLGGRTALVTGAASGIGRACALRLAAAGAEVRAVDRDAAGLAELAAQAERAAGQRAGGLAGTVVPRVVDLTDLDAAERVAAGTDVLVNNAGLQLVRPIEEFPPEVFHTVLTVMLEAPFRLIRGALPHMYAQDWGRIVNVSSVHGLRASAFKSAYVAAKHGLEGLSKTAALEGAAHGVTSNCVNPAYVRTPLVEKQIADQAEAHGIPEERVLSEVLLKDSAVQRLIEPEEVAEAVAYLCSPQASFVTGTSLVLDGGWTAH; this comes from the coding sequence ATGACCTCGCCCACCCCCCTGCCCGGCCCCGGCCCCCATGTCCAGCCTCTCGCCCTCGACCTCGGCGGCCGTACCGCCCTGGTCACCGGTGCGGCCAGTGGCATCGGCCGCGCCTGCGCCCTGCGGCTCGCCGCCGCCGGGGCCGAGGTGCGCGCCGTCGACCGGGACGCCGCCGGCCTGGCCGAGTTGGCCGCCCAGGCGGAACGGGCCGCCGGGCAGCGGGCCGGCGGCCTCGCGGGAACCGTCGTACCGCGGGTCGTGGACCTCACCGACCTGGACGCGGCCGAACGCGTCGCCGCCGGTACCGATGTGCTGGTCAACAACGCCGGGCTGCAACTCGTGCGCCCCATCGAGGAGTTCCCGCCCGAGGTGTTCCACACGGTGCTGACCGTGATGCTGGAGGCACCGTTCCGCCTCATCCGGGGCGCCCTCCCGCACATGTACGCGCAGGACTGGGGCCGGATCGTCAATGTGTCCTCCGTCCATGGTCTGCGGGCCTCGGCCTTCAAGTCCGCTTATGTGGCCGCCAAACACGGTCTCGAAGGCCTGTCCAAGACGGCCGCGCTGGAAGGCGCCGCCCATGGAGTGACCTCCAACTGTGTGAACCCGGCCTATGTGCGCACCCCACTGGTCGAGAAGCAGATCGCCGACCAGGCCGAGGCACACGGCATCCCCGAGGAGCGCGTACTGTCCGAGGTCCTGCTGAAGGACAGCGCGGTGCAGCGGCTCATCGAACCCGAGGAGGTCGCGGAGGCGGTGGCCTACCTGTGCAGCCCCCAGGCGTCCTTCGTCACCGGTACCTCCCTCGTCCTGGACGGCGGGTGGACGGCCCACTGA
- a CDS encoding helix-turn-helix domain-containing protein, whose amino-acid sequence MSRDHLQSAPSGSAEAPYLDLLARDASAEAYEQPVLLARAEGEPAGRIAALEEARLLALRVRAELEGRRRREAELSALFETAHDLAGLRDLDAVLQAIVQRARSLLGTDVAYLSLNDPVRGDTYMRVTEGSVSARFQQLRLGMGEGLGGLVAQTARPYVTDDYFQDSRFQHTLTIDGGVRDEGLVAILGVPLMLGPHVIGVLFAADRRARVFEREQIALLGSFAALAAAAIDTANLLTETRAALAGLERANEIIRDRSAVIERASDVHDRLAELVLRGGGVHDVAAAVSQVLDGTVEFTEAQAAPAAALEASRADGHAVRHGSDWIAAVAAGGELLGALVLRGHPGLDPVDQRTLERAAMVTSLLLLARRSAAEAEQRVRGELLDDLLDARDRDPRLLRERASRLHADLDATHVVLAARLDGPAADADEEAAARRRLWSAASHLAATRHGLAAARDGGTVLLLPLGTGDTATEVARRAARQLGTAVHQPVTVGASAPVTALTAHPETVATAYAEGRRCLDALHLLGRAGDGAAAEDFGFLGLLLAGGRDIAGFVDRTIGAVVSYDRQRGTELLRTLEAYFAGGMSPARTKDALHVHVNTVAQRLERVGRLLGADWQTPARVLEIQLALRLHRLATPGRL is encoded by the coding sequence ATGTCCCGCGATCACCTCCAGTCGGCACCCAGCGGCAGCGCCGAGGCCCCGTACCTCGACCTGCTGGCCCGCGACGCCTCCGCGGAGGCCTACGAGCAGCCCGTGCTGCTCGCCCGAGCCGAGGGCGAGCCGGCCGGCCGGATCGCCGCGCTCGAAGAGGCCAGACTGCTCGCCCTGCGCGTGCGCGCCGAACTGGAGGGGCGCCGCCGCCGCGAGGCCGAGCTGTCCGCGCTGTTCGAGACCGCCCACGACCTCGCCGGCCTCCGCGACCTGGACGCCGTCCTCCAGGCGATCGTGCAGCGCGCCCGCTCCCTGCTCGGCACGGACGTCGCCTACCTCAGCCTCAACGACCCGGTACGCGGCGACACCTACATGCGGGTCACGGAGGGCTCCGTCTCCGCCCGCTTCCAGCAGCTGCGCCTGGGCATGGGGGAGGGGCTCGGCGGGCTCGTCGCCCAGACCGCGCGGCCGTACGTCACGGACGACTACTTCCAGGACAGCCGGTTCCAGCACACCCTCACCATCGACGGGGGCGTCCGCGACGAGGGACTGGTCGCCATCCTCGGCGTACCCCTGATGCTGGGCCCGCACGTGATCGGCGTCCTCTTCGCGGCGGACCGGCGGGCCCGCGTCTTCGAACGCGAGCAGATCGCCCTGCTCGGCTCCTTCGCCGCGCTCGCGGCAGCGGCCATCGACACCGCCAACCTGCTCACCGAGACCCGAGCGGCCCTGGCCGGACTGGAGCGCGCCAACGAGATCATCCGGGACCGCAGCGCCGTCATCGAACGCGCCTCCGACGTGCACGACCGGCTCGCCGAACTCGTCCTGCGCGGTGGCGGGGTCCACGACGTGGCCGCGGCCGTCTCCCAGGTCCTCGACGGCACCGTGGAGTTCACCGAGGCGCAGGCGGCACCGGCCGCGGCCCTGGAGGCATCCCGCGCCGACGGCCACGCCGTACGGCACGGCAGCGACTGGATCGCCGCGGTGGCCGCCGGCGGCGAACTCCTCGGCGCGCTGGTCCTGCGCGGCCACCCCGGACTGGACCCGGTCGACCAACGCACCCTGGAACGGGCCGCGATGGTCACCTCGCTGCTCCTGCTCGCCCGCCGCTCCGCCGCCGAGGCCGAACAACGCGTGCGCGGCGAACTGCTCGACGATCTGCTGGACGCCCGCGACCGGGACCCGCGCCTGCTGCGCGAACGCGCCAGCCGTCTGCACGCCGACCTCGACGCCACCCACGTCGTCCTCGCAGCCCGCCTCGACGGCCCGGCGGCCGACGCCGACGAGGAGGCCGCGGCCCGCCGCCGGCTGTGGTCCGCCGCGTCCCACCTCGCCGCCACCCGGCACGGACTGGCCGCCGCCCGTGACGGCGGCACCGTCCTGCTGCTGCCGCTCGGCACCGGCGACACCGCCACCGAGGTGGCCCGCCGCGCCGCCCGCCAGCTAGGCACGGCCGTCCACCAGCCCGTCACGGTCGGCGCCTCCGCACCCGTCACCGCCCTCACCGCGCACCCCGAGACCGTGGCCACCGCCTACGCCGAGGGCCGCCGCTGCCTGGACGCGCTGCACCTGCTGGGCCGGGCCGGGGACGGGGCGGCGGCCGAGGACTTCGGCTTCCTCGGCCTGCTGCTCGCGGGCGGACGGGACATCGCCGGTTTCGTCGACCGCACCATCGGCGCCGTGGTCTCGTACGACAGACAGCGCGGCACGGAACTGCTGCGCACCCTGGAGGCGTACTTCGCCGGCGGGATGAGCCCGGCCCGCACCAAGGACGCGCTGCACGTCCATGTGAACACGGTGGCGCAGCGGCTGGAACGCGTGGGCCGCCTGCTCGGCGCGGACTGGCAGACACCCGCCCGCGTCCTGGAGATCCAACTCGCCCTCAGACTCCACCGACTGGCCACACCGGGACGGCTCTGA
- a CDS encoding MFS transporter, producing MASPTTAPPPPASLPRIVAASLIGTTIEWYDFFLYGSAAALVFNKVFFPDSDPLVGTLLSFLTYAVGFAARPLGALVFGHYGDRLGRKKLLVLSLVLMGGATFAIGLLPTHATVGSAAPVLLTVLRLVQGFALGGEWGGAVLLVSEHGDARRRGFWASWPQTGAPAGQLLATGVLSLLTAVLSDDAFGAWGWRIPFLLSGVLVVVGLWIRLSVDESPVFKQALERAESRKDGETEPLPLVSVLRHHWRDVLVAMGARMAENISYYVITAFILVYATTSAGVSKQTALNAVLVGSAVHFAVIPAWGALSDRVGRRPVYLFGAAGVGLWAFPFFALVDTGSFGYLVLAVTVGLVLHGAMYAPQAAFFAEMFATRMRYSGASIGAQFASVAAGAPAPLIATALLSDYDSSTPIALYVIAAAVLTLVAVTLSRETRHRDLTEAEGEGEGKGGEPSAAASAAQAPLV from the coding sequence ATGGCATCCCCGACCACCGCTCCCCCACCCCCCGCAAGCCTCCCCCGGATCGTCGCCGCCAGCCTCATCGGGACCACCATCGAGTGGTACGACTTCTTTCTCTACGGTTCCGCTGCCGCGCTGGTGTTCAACAAGGTGTTCTTCCCGGACTCCGATCCGCTGGTCGGGACGTTGTTGTCGTTCCTGACGTATGCCGTGGGGTTCGCGGCGCGTCCGCTGGGGGCGCTCGTGTTCGGGCACTACGGCGACCGGCTGGGGCGGAAGAAGCTGCTGGTGCTGAGTCTGGTGCTGATGGGCGGGGCGACGTTCGCCATCGGGCTGCTGCCGACCCACGCGACCGTCGGCAGTGCCGCGCCCGTGCTGCTCACGGTGCTGCGGCTGGTGCAGGGGTTCGCGCTCGGTGGTGAGTGGGGCGGCGCCGTGCTGCTGGTGTCGGAGCACGGGGACGCGCGGCGGCGCGGTTTCTGGGCCTCGTGGCCGCAGACGGGTGCGCCGGCCGGGCAGCTACTGGCCACCGGTGTGCTGTCACTGCTGACCGCCGTACTGTCCGACGACGCCTTCGGCGCATGGGGCTGGCGCATCCCGTTCCTGCTCTCCGGCGTGCTCGTCGTCGTCGGTCTGTGGATCCGGCTGTCTGTCGACGAATCCCCCGTCTTCAAGCAGGCGTTGGAGCGGGCCGAGTCCCGCAAGGACGGCGAGACGGAGCCGCTGCCGCTCGTCTCCGTGCTGCGGCACCACTGGCGTGACGTGCTCGTGGCGATGGGCGCGCGGATGGCGGAGAACATCAGCTACTACGTCATCACCGCTTTCATCCTCGTCTACGCCACCACCTCGGCCGGCGTCTCGAAGCAGACCGCGCTCAACGCCGTACTCGTCGGCTCCGCCGTGCACTTCGCCGTCATCCCGGCCTGGGGCGCGCTGTCGGACCGGGTCGGACGACGGCCCGTCTACCTGTTCGGGGCGGCCGGTGTCGGCCTGTGGGCGTTCCCGTTCTTCGCGCTCGTGGACACCGGGTCGTTCGGGTACCTGGTGCTGGCCGTGACCGTCGGACTGGTACTGCACGGTGCCATGTACGCACCGCAGGCAGCGTTCTTCGCGGAGATGTTCGCCACCCGGATGCGCTACTCGGGTGCGTCCATCGGCGCCCAGTTCGCCTCGGTCGCCGCCGGTGCGCCGGCCCCCCTCATCGCGACCGCGCTCCTCTCCGACTACGACAGCTCCACTCCGATCGCTCTGTACGTGATCGCCGCCGCCGTACTGACCCTGGTCGCGGTGACCCTGTCCCGGGAGACACGACACCGGGATCTCACCGAGGCCGAGGGGGAGGGCGAGGGCAAGGGCGGGGAGCCTTCCGCGGCGGCTTCGGCCGCGCAGGCGCCTCTCGTCTGA
- a CDS encoding acyltransferase family protein, translating into MAVRDRVSRPGDGTVRIRALDGLRGLAVAAVLAHHGGIPWARGGFLGVDAFFVLSGYLITTLLLGEWTRTGGVRLAAFWARRGRRLLPALLLMLLAVCLVGPHLQMPSTDLGALRGDVLAALMYVANWRMIFRGTDYFTQTATPSLVQHTWSLGIEEQFYIIWPLLVIAVMRVSRARRCRTPAMLLLISVSGVAASSVLCWALFTGPADVGRVYFGSDTRALALLIGCAVAVVLARSTGYGLRHRSLLAGAAASGAIILVCLWSHFDGTEALLYPGGLLAGSLATAAVLVHVVTVTGSITARILSLGPLVLLGRTSYGVYLWHWPLFVWLDAERTGTLSALPSGPRLGPSTVAVPDGTATAPPRDDHSTGPVTSRPTGRHHRPGTPVSTVVMGDSIAWTLLHYLPPTPGVAVHDVTRQGCGLALGSPYRYFGTLHSVSRRCERWPADLRQAVDHYDPDIVVLFFGRWETMDREQDGRWRHIGDKVFDAYLRAQLDRAVGTAAAHGALVRLATEPYNRRGERPDGGVWPEDRPERVDRWNRMLRQVAAQRGPGVRILDLGRRLCPDGVFTWQVDGIRVRSDGVHLTPEGVRWLQPWLTSQLRNAAR; encoded by the coding sequence ATGGCAGTCCGGGACCGCGTTTCCCGGCCGGGTGACGGAACGGTCCGTATTCGCGCGCTCGACGGGCTGCGAGGACTGGCCGTCGCTGCGGTGCTCGCCCATCACGGCGGCATCCCCTGGGCCCGCGGCGGCTTCCTGGGCGTCGATGCGTTTTTCGTTCTCAGCGGTTACCTCATCACCACCTTGCTGCTGGGGGAGTGGACCCGCACGGGAGGGGTCCGGCTCGCCGCCTTCTGGGCGCGCCGCGGCCGTCGCCTCCTCCCCGCCCTGCTGCTGATGCTCCTGGCGGTGTGCCTGGTCGGCCCCCATCTTCAGATGCCGTCGACGGACCTCGGGGCTCTGCGCGGTGATGTGCTCGCCGCCCTGATGTACGTGGCGAACTGGCGGATGATCTTCCGGGGCACGGACTACTTCACGCAGACGGCCACCCCCTCGCTGGTGCAGCACACCTGGTCGCTGGGGATCGAGGAGCAGTTCTACATCATCTGGCCGCTGCTCGTCATCGCGGTGATGCGGGTGTCCCGCGCACGCCGGTGCCGCACTCCCGCGATGCTCCTGCTGATCAGCGTGTCCGGTGTCGCGGCGTCGTCGGTTCTGTGCTGGGCCCTGTTCACGGGCCCAGCCGACGTCGGGAGGGTCTACTTCGGCAGCGACACACGGGCTCTCGCGCTTCTGATCGGCTGCGCCGTGGCGGTGGTACTGGCACGTTCCACCGGGTACGGGCTTCGGCACCGGTCTCTCCTTGCCGGCGCGGCGGCGTCCGGTGCGATCATTCTCGTCTGCCTGTGGTCGCACTTCGACGGCACGGAGGCCCTGCTGTACCCGGGCGGTCTGCTGGCGGGTTCTCTGGCGACGGCAGCGGTGTTGGTTCACGTGGTCACGGTGACCGGCTCGATCACCGCGCGGATCTTGTCGCTGGGCCCGCTGGTGCTGCTCGGCCGCACCTCGTACGGGGTGTACCTGTGGCATTGGCCGCTGTTCGTGTGGCTCGACGCCGAGCGAACGGGAACGCTCAGCGCTCTTCCGTCGGGGCCACGGCTCGGTCCGTCCACGGTCGCGGTGCCGGACGGCACCGCCACCGCGCCGCCGCGGGACGACCACTCAACCGGCCCTGTCACGTCCCGCCCCACCGGCCGTCATCACCGGCCGGGCACGCCCGTCTCGACTGTGGTCATGGGTGACTCCATCGCGTGGACCCTGCTCCACTACCTGCCGCCGACCCCGGGTGTTGCCGTCCATGACGTCACCCGGCAGGGATGCGGCCTCGCCCTGGGCAGCCCGTACCGCTACTTCGGCACCCTCCACTCGGTGTCCCGGCGGTGCGAGCGATGGCCGGCCGACCTGCGCCAGGCGGTCGACCACTACGACCCGGACATCGTGGTGCTCTTCTTCGGGCGCTGGGAGACCATGGACCGCGAGCAGGACGGACGCTGGAGGCACATCGGTGACAAGGTGTTCGACGCGTATCTGCGGGCGCAGCTTGATCGGGCCGTCGGCACGGCGGCGGCACACGGCGCCCTCGTACGGCTGGCTACGGAGCCCTATAACCGTCGAGGGGAACGGCCGGACGGCGGTGTGTGGCCCGAAGACCGTCCCGAGCGCGTCGACCGGTGGAACCGGATGCTCCGCCAGGTCGCCGCACAGAGGGGCCCCGGCGTCAGGATCCTGGATCTGGGCCGTCGCCTCTGTCCCGACGGCGTCTTCACCTGGCAGGTCGACGGCATTCGAGTGCGCAGCGACGGCGTCCATCTGACACCGGAAGGAGTGCGCTGGCTGCAACCGTGGCTGACTTCGCAGCTAAGAAACGCGGCCCGCTGA